One window of Sinorhizobium fredii NGR234 genomic DNA carries:
- a CDS encoding LysE family translocator, which produces MSETLLVGAFLAALSYTLIPGPAFLALLGIGAGQGRKAGALFMGGHLAGDILWSALALVAIVGARSIGTAIFDILGLFCGAYLAWIGWTALRARPKGENRALMTVERPLRRGLIFGLTNPKGYPVALATFTALLAGSANALEFNALPMLLAVSLIGFLIADVILIAIIGASVVRRFYRRHELTIVRLSGLLFIGFAAQAVWHAAPGLFGLRKP; this is translated from the coding sequence ATGTCCGAGACGCTTCTCGTCGGTGCCTTCCTTGCCGCGCTGTCCTATACGCTGATCCCCGGCCCCGCCTTCCTGGCGCTGCTCGGCATCGGCGCCGGCCAGGGCCGGAAAGCCGGCGCGCTGTTCATGGGCGGCCATCTCGCCGGTGATATTCTCTGGTCGGCGCTGGCCCTCGTTGCGATCGTCGGCGCCCGGTCGATCGGAACGGCGATCTTCGACATTCTCGGCCTCTTCTGCGGTGCCTATCTCGCCTGGATCGGCTGGACGGCGCTCAGGGCCCGCCCGAAAGGCGAGAATCGAGCGCTGATGACGGTCGAGCGGCCGCTGCGGCGCGGACTGATCTTCGGGCTCACCAATCCCAAGGGCTACCCGGTGGCCCTCGCGACCTTTACGGCACTGCTCGCCGGTTCCGCCAATGCGCTGGAATTCAATGCCCTGCCGATGCTGCTCGCCGTGTCGCTGATCGGCTTCCTGATCGCCGACGTGATCCTGATCGCCATCATCGGTGCTTCGGTCGTCCGTCGCTTCTACCGGCGCCATGAGCTCACCATCGTTCGGCTTTCCGGGCTGCTGTTCATCGGCTTTGCGGCGCAGGCTGTCTGGCACGCGGCGCCGGGTCTTTTTGGCCTGCGCAAGCCTTGA
- the leuB gene encoding 3-isopropylmalate dehydrogenase produces MTVRNLFLLPGDGIGPEAMAEVRKIIAYMNAEQGAGFVTDEGLVGGSAYDAHGAAISEGDMAKALAADAVLFGAVGGPKWDAVPYEVRPEAGLLRLRKDLELFANLRPAICYPALANASSLKPELVEGLDILIVRELTGGVYFGEPKEIIDLGNGQKRGIDTQVYDTYEIERIAGVAFELARTRNNRVCSMEKRNVMKSGVLWNQVVTETHKAKYSDVQLEHMLADAGGMQLVRQPKQFDVIVTDNLFGDMLSDVAAMLTGSLGMLPSASLGAPDAKTGKRKALYEPVHGSAPDIAGQGIANPIAMIASFAMCLRYSFNLVKEADNLEKAIANVLDKGIRTGDIMAEGCRKVGTVEMGDAILAEFKALSA; encoded by the coding sequence ATGACTGTGCGCAATCTCTTCCTTCTGCCCGGCGACGGCATCGGCCCGGAAGCCATGGCGGAAGTCCGCAAAATCATCGCTTACATGAACGCCGAGCAGGGCGCCGGCTTCGTGACGGACGAGGGGCTTGTGGGTGGATCCGCCTATGACGCCCATGGCGCGGCGATCTCGGAAGGGGACATGGCGAAGGCGCTCGCCGCCGATGCCGTGCTCTTCGGCGCGGTCGGCGGACCGAAATGGGATGCGGTCCCCTATGAGGTGCGGCCGGAAGCCGGCCTGCTGCGGCTGCGCAAGGATCTTGAACTGTTCGCCAATCTCCGCCCCGCCATCTGCTACCCGGCGCTTGCCAACGCCTCCTCGCTGAAGCCGGAGCTGGTCGAGGGCCTCGACATCCTGATCGTCCGCGAACTGACCGGCGGCGTCTATTTCGGCGAGCCGAAGGAGATCATCGACCTCGGCAACGGCCAGAAGCGCGGCATCGATACCCAGGTCTACGATACCTACGAGATCGAGCGCATCGCCGGCGTCGCCTTCGAACTGGCGCGCACCCGCAACAACCGCGTCTGCTCGATGGAAAAGCGCAACGTCATGAAGTCCGGCGTGCTCTGGAACCAGGTGGTTACCGAGACGCACAAGGCGAAGTATTCGGACGTGCAGCTCGAGCACATGCTGGCCGACGCCGGCGGCATGCAGCTGGTCCGCCAGCCTAAGCAGTTCGACGTCATCGTCACCGACAACCTGTTCGGCGACATGCTCTCCGACGTTGCCGCGATGCTGACCGGTTCGCTCGGCATGCTGCCTTCGGCCTCGCTTGGCGCGCCGGATGCCAAGACCGGCAAGCGCAAGGCGCTCTACGAGCCGGTGCATGGCTCGGCGCCGGACATTGCCGGCCAGGGCATCGCCAACCCGATCGCCATGATCGCCTCCTTCGCCATGTGCCTGCGTTACTCCTTCAACCTGGTAAAGGAAGCCGACAATCTCGAGAAGGCGATCGCCAACGTGCTCGACAAGGGCATCCGCACCGGCGACATCATGGCGGAAGGGTGCCGCAAGGTCGGCACCGTCGAGATGGGCGACGCCATCCTCGCCGAATTCAAGGCGCTCTCGGCCTGA
- a CDS encoding phosphatase PAP2 family protein — translation MNQPLASTAWIVLTTIVLVLALVPFDPQLSEWAQTLPDEIVGFNRTITDFGTFAWMIYTSATLLLIAFVVRRASQRDTIRQRARAARNLSAYFLLTIGTASVLVHGLKFLIGRARPELFADYGAYSLTPFTGDRLFESFPSGHSTAAGAFFGAFAMLTPELRPLFLILALLIGLSRVIVGAHYPSDVAAGLLLGLWVSIMVAFLFARRDWLFRFDADGWPAPKTATPPPEPK, via the coding sequence ATGAACCAACCGCTAGCCTCGACAGCCTGGATCGTGCTGACGACGATCGTCCTCGTACTGGCTCTCGTGCCTTTCGATCCGCAATTGTCGGAATGGGCGCAAACCCTGCCGGACGAGATCGTCGGCTTCAACCGGACGATCACCGACTTCGGCACTTTCGCCTGGATGATCTATACGTCGGCAACGCTGCTGCTGATCGCCTTTGTCGTCCGGCGCGCCTCGCAGCGCGACACCATCCGGCAACGGGCCCGAGCCGCGCGCAATCTCTCGGCCTATTTCCTGCTGACGATCGGCACGGCAAGCGTGCTGGTGCATGGGTTGAAGTTCCTGATCGGCCGCGCCCGCCCGGAACTCTTCGCCGACTATGGCGCCTACAGCCTTACACCCTTTACCGGCGACCGGCTGTTCGAGAGCTTCCCGTCCGGCCATTCGACGGCAGCCGGTGCCTTCTTCGGCGCCTTCGCGATGCTGACGCCGGAGCTACGGCCGCTCTTCCTGATCCTGGCGCTGCTGATCGGCCTGTCGCGCGTCATCGTTGGGGCCCATTATCCGAGCGATGTGGCCGCCGGCCTGCTGCTCGGCCTCTGGGTGTCGATAATGGTCGCCTTTCTCTTCGCCCGGCGGGACTGGCTCTTCCGTTTCGACGCCGACGGCTGGCCGGCGCCGAAAACAGCAACGCCGCCGCCCGAGCCCAAATAA
- a CDS encoding MFS transporter: MANVATADGIKKAGPMTAEEKKVIFASSLGTVFEWYDFYLYGSLAVYIGATFFSQYPETTRNIFALLAFAAGFLVRPFGALVFGRIGDLVGRKYTFLVTILIMGLSTFLVGVLPGAASIGIAAPIILIVLRLLQGLALGGEYGGAATYVAEHAPHGRRGYFTSWIQTTATLGLFLSLIVILLVQFMLGKEAFAAWGWRIPFLLSCVLLGVSVWIRLKMNESPAFKKMKEEGKGSKAPLTEAFGQWRNAKVALLALFGAVVGQAVVWYSGQFYALFFLQSILKIDGQSANLMVAASLVLGTGFFVFFGWLSDKIGRKPIIMAGLLLAMLTYFPLFKTLTWAGNPALAEAQQSVRATVAAAPGDCKFQFNPTGTAKFTTSCDIATAFLTKNSVPYDVVTTAAAGTPATVKVGETTITSYDAIAAGDKAKAEDAAFSKQVNMALQASGYPLVRGAAKVPESKLDGFVAGNPELALDAAAIRAGEKTMVPADKLVADKLLTKEEVGSATEMAVYSIDKGGAFTMVADPARVNWTVIIAVLTVLVIYVTMVYGPIAALLVELFPTRIRYTGMSLPYHIGNGWFGGLLPATAFAMSAAKGDIYYGLWYPIVFAGLTLVIGLLFLPETKDRDIHQMD; this comes from the coding sequence ATGGCAAATGTCGCAACAGCGGACGGCATCAAAAAAGCCGGTCCCATGACCGCCGAGGAAAAGAAGGTCATCTTCGCTTCCTCGCTCGGTACCGTCTTCGAATGGTACGATTTCTATCTCTACGGATCGCTCGCCGTCTATATCGGCGCGACCTTCTTCAGCCAGTATCCGGAGACGACCCGCAACATCTTCGCGCTGCTTGCCTTTGCCGCAGGCTTCCTGGTACGCCCGTTCGGCGCGCTGGTCTTTGGCCGCATCGGCGACCTCGTCGGCCGCAAATATACCTTTCTCGTCACGATCCTGATCATGGGTCTGTCGACCTTCCTGGTCGGCGTGCTGCCCGGTGCTGCGTCGATCGGCATCGCCGCGCCGATCATCCTGATCGTCCTGCGCCTGCTGCAGGGCCTGGCGCTCGGCGGTGAATATGGCGGTGCCGCGACCTATGTCGCCGAACACGCGCCGCATGGCCGCCGCGGCTACTTCACCTCGTGGATCCAGACGACGGCGACGCTCGGTCTGTTCCTCTCACTGATCGTGATCCTGCTCGTGCAGTTCATGCTTGGCAAGGAGGCCTTCGCCGCCTGGGGCTGGCGCATACCCTTCCTGCTCTCCTGCGTGCTTCTCGGCGTCTCCGTCTGGATCCGGCTGAAGATGAACGAATCGCCGGCCTTTAAGAAGATGAAGGAAGAGGGCAAGGGTTCGAAGGCGCCGCTGACGGAGGCCTTCGGCCAGTGGCGGAATGCCAAGGTCGCGCTGCTGGCGCTTTTCGGTGCCGTCGTCGGTCAGGCCGTGGTCTGGTATTCGGGCCAGTTCTACGCCTTGTTCTTCCTGCAGAGCATCCTGAAGATCGACGGCCAGTCGGCGAACCTGATGGTTGCCGCCTCGCTCGTGCTCGGCACCGGCTTCTTCGTGTTCTTCGGCTGGCTTTCCGACAAGATCGGTCGCAAGCCGATCATCATGGCCGGCCTGCTGCTCGCCATGCTGACCTACTTCCCGCTGTTCAAGACCTTGACCTGGGCCGGCAACCCGGCTTTGGCCGAGGCACAGCAGAGTGTCCGCGCCACCGTCGCCGCCGCACCCGGCGACTGCAAATTCCAGTTCAACCCGACCGGGACGGCGAAGTTCACGACTTCGTGCGACATCGCAACGGCCTTCCTGACCAAGAACTCGGTACCCTACGACGTGGTGACCACGGCGGCCGCGGGGACACCGGCGACGGTGAAGGTCGGCGAGACGACGATCACCAGCTATGACGCCATTGCCGCCGGCGACAAGGCGAAGGCCGAGGACGCCGCGTTCAGCAAGCAGGTCAACATGGCGCTGCAGGCCTCGGGCTACCCGCTGGTGCGCGGTGCGGCCAAGGTGCCGGAGTCCAAGCTCGACGGCTTTGTTGCCGGCAATCCGGAACTGGCCCTCGACGCGGCCGCTATCCGCGCCGGCGAAAAGACCATGGTTCCGGCCGACAAGCTTGTCGCCGACAAGCTCCTCACCAAGGAGGAAGTCGGCAGTGCAACCGAAATGGCGGTCTATTCGATCGACAAGGGCGGCGCCTTCACGATGGTGGCCGACCCGGCTCGCGTCAACTGGACGGTAATCATCGCGGTTCTGACGGTTCTCGTCATCTATGTGACGATGGTCTACGGCCCGATCGCTGCCCTGCTCGTCGAGCTCTTCCCGACGCGCATCCGCTACACCGGCATGTCGCTGCCCTATCATATCGGCAACGGCTGGTTCGGCGGCCTGCTCCCGGCGACGGCCTTCGCGATGAGCGCCGCCAAGGGCGACATCTACTATGGTCTCTGGTACCCGATCGTCTTCGCCGGCCTGACGCTGGTGATCGGCCTGTTGTTCCTGCCGGAAACCAAGGACCGCGACATCCATCAGATGGACTGA
- a CDS encoding aspartate-semialdehyde dehydrogenase, with protein MGFKIAVAGATGNVGREMLNILSERGFPADEVVALASSRSVGTEVSYGDKTLKVSNLETYDFSDTDICLMSAGGAVSLKYSPKIGQQGCVVIDNSSAWRYDAEVPLIVPEVNADAVSGFTKKNIIANPNCSTAQLVVALKPLHDHAKIKRVVVSTYQSVSGAGKDGMDELFNQTRAVFVADPIESKKFTKRIAFNVIPHIDVFMEDGYTKEEWKVLAETKKMLDPKIKVTCTAVRVPVFIGHSESVNIEFENEITADEARDILREAPGCLVVDKHENGGYVTPYECAGEDATYISRIREDATVENGLNMWVVSDNLRKGAALNAVQIAELLVNRGLIKPRKQAA; from the coding sequence ATGGGTTTCAAGATTGCAGTCGCAGGCGCCACCGGCAATGTCGGCCGGGAGATGCTGAACATCCTTTCCGAACGGGGATTTCCCGCGGATGAGGTTGTGGCGCTCGCCTCGTCACGCTCCGTCGGCACCGAGGTCTCCTACGGCGACAAGACGCTGAAGGTCTCCAACCTCGAAACCTATGATTTCTCCGACACCGATATTTGCCTGATGTCGGCCGGCGGCGCGGTTTCCTTGAAGTACTCGCCGAAGATCGGCCAGCAGGGTTGCGTCGTCATCGACAATTCCTCGGCCTGGCGCTACGACGCCGAGGTGCCGCTGATCGTGCCGGAAGTCAACGCCGACGCGGTTTCAGGCTTCACCAAGAAGAACATCATCGCCAACCCGAATTGCTCGACCGCGCAGCTCGTCGTCGCGCTGAAGCCGCTGCACGACCACGCCAAGATCAAGCGCGTCGTCGTTTCCACCTACCAGTCGGTGTCCGGCGCCGGCAAGGACGGCATGGACGAACTCTTCAACCAGACGCGCGCCGTCTTCGTCGCCGATCCGATCGAGAGCAAGAAGTTCACCAAGCGCATCGCCTTCAACGTCATTCCGCACATCGACGTCTTCATGGAAGACGGCTACACCAAGGAAGAGTGGAAGGTTCTCGCCGAAACCAAGAAGATGCTCGATCCGAAGATCAAGGTGACCTGCACGGCGGTGCGCGTGCCGGTGTTCATCGGCCATTCGGAATCGGTCAATATCGAATTCGAGAACGAGATCACCGCCGACGAGGCGCGCGACATTCTGCGCGAGGCGCCGGGTTGCCTGGTCGTCGACAAGCACGAGAACGGCGGCTACGTGACGCCCTATGAATGCGCCGGCGAAGACGCCACCTATATTTCGCGCATCCGCGAGGACGCAACCGTCGAGAACGGCCTCAACATGTGGGTCGTTTCCGACAACCTGCGCAAGGGTGCGGCGCTGAACGCCGTTCAGATCGCCGAACTGCTTGTCAACCGCGGCCTGATCAAGCCGCGCAAGCAGGCCGCCTGA
- a CDS encoding lytic murein transglycosylase gives MHMARCAVTGLAALISTAILPAAASAAQCGSNAGGFSAWVAEFKREAAGNGISSSALNAALANVSYSRATIRADRGQKSFKLSLDQFMQKRGGQAIISRGRKMRAQNAGLFDSIEQRYGVPAGPLIAIWGMETGFGSFMGKEHTLSAVSTLAYDCRRSAYFTDQLYAALQLVERGDLSPAARGAAHGEIGQTQFLPLNVLKFGVDGDGNGHVDMVRSKADALASTANFLRGHGWQPGGGYQPGEVNYAAIQGWNAASVYQQAIAIIGAEIDGD, from the coding sequence ATGCACATGGCAAGGTGCGCAGTAACGGGGCTTGCAGCCCTCATCTCAACAGCAATTCTTCCCGCAGCCGCCTCGGCGGCGCAATGCGGCAGCAACGCCGGCGGCTTTTCCGCCTGGGTCGCCGAGTTCAAGCGCGAGGCCGCGGGCAACGGCATCAGTTCGTCAGCGCTGAATGCGGCACTCGCCAACGTCTCCTATAGCCGCGCGACGATCCGCGCCGACCGCGGCCAGAAAAGCTTCAAGCTGTCGCTCGACCAGTTCATGCAGAAACGCGGCGGCCAGGCGATCATCTCGCGCGGCCGCAAGATGCGCGCCCAGAACGCAGGGCTTTTCGACAGCATCGAGCAGCGCTACGGCGTGCCGGCCGGTCCCCTGATCGCCATCTGGGGCATGGAAACCGGCTTTGGCTCCTTCATGGGCAAGGAGCATACGCTCTCCGCCGTCTCGACGCTCGCCTATGACTGCCGCCGCTCGGCCTATTTCACCGACCAGCTCTACGCCGCGCTTCAGCTCGTCGAACGGGGTGACCTCAGCCCCGCCGCCCGGGGTGCTGCGCATGGCGAAATCGGCCAGACACAGTTCCTCCCGTTGAACGTCCTGAAATTCGGCGTCGATGGCGACGGCAACGGCCATGTCGACATGGTCCGCTCCAAGGCCGATGCCCTGGCCTCGACCGCGAACTTCCTGCGCGGCCACGGCTGGCAGCCGGGCGGCGGTTACCAGCCGGGCGAGGTGAACTACGCGGCGATCCAGGGCTGGAACGCCGCCAGCGTCTACCAGCAGGCGATCGCCATCATCGGCGCCGAGATCGACGGCGACTGA
- a CDS encoding carbonic anhydrase: MQRFPEHLLNGYRNFMNGRFSEQQQRYKSLAETGQKPRTMLIACCDSRAAPETIFDCGPGELFVIRNVANLMPPYEPDGHYHSTSAALEFAVQSLRVSDIVVMGHGRCGGIKAALDPDAEPLSPGDFIGRWMNLLKPAAEQIQSNAVMTLSERQRALERVSIRNSIANLRTFPCVQILEAKGKLALHGAWFDISTGELWVMDAKTGDFARPGT, from the coding sequence ATGCAGCGCTTCCCGGAACATCTTCTGAACGGCTACCGTAACTTCATGAACGGCCGGTTCAGCGAACAGCAGCAACGCTACAAGAGCCTCGCAGAAACCGGCCAGAAGCCGAGGACGATGCTGATTGCCTGCTGCGATTCGCGGGCGGCCCCCGAGACGATCTTCGATTGCGGCCCGGGGGAGCTCTTTGTCATTCGTAACGTCGCCAATCTGATGCCGCCCTATGAGCCGGACGGGCACTATCACTCAACGTCGGCGGCTCTGGAATTTGCCGTCCAGTCGCTGCGCGTCAGCGATATCGTCGTCATGGGTCACGGCCGCTGCGGCGGCATCAAGGCGGCACTCGACCCGGACGCCGAACCGCTGTCGCCCGGCGATTTCATCGGCCGCTGGATGAACCTCTTGAAGCCGGCCGCGGAGCAGATTCAGAGCAACGCCGTCATGACGCTGTCGGAACGCCAGCGCGCCCTGGAGCGCGTATCGATCCGCAATTCGATCGCCAACCTCAGAACCTTTCCCTGCGTGCAGATTCTCGAGGCGAAGGGAAAGCTCGCTCTTCACGGCGCCTGGTTCGACATCTCGACCGGCGAGCTCTGGGTGATGGACGCCAAGACCGGCGATTTCGCCCGGCCGGGAACGTAA
- the pdxY gene encoding pyridoxal kinase PdxY: MSEMPAAPGAVIVISSHVIRGSVGNRAAVFALETLGHRVWALPTVILPWHPGHGRSTRVVMPDADFQSIMDDLANAPWAGEVRAVLSGYLGSPAQAEGVLRLVAALRERNPDLVYACDPVIGDANGLYVPAEIAAAIRDRLLPLATLATPNRFELAWLAGAALETNQAILDAALGLGPSRVLVTSAIPMMSGGTGNLYLSGRHALLAEHRLIDDPPNGTGDLLSAVFLARLLQGLSEERALQMATASVFEIIARSRKRGADELTLEQDASSLATPMAMVQMRRLMHPSQMRPK; this comes from the coding sequence ATGTCCGAAATGCCCGCCGCGCCCGGCGCCGTCATCGTCATATCCAGCCATGTGATTCGCGGTTCGGTCGGCAATCGTGCCGCCGTGTTCGCCCTTGAGACGCTCGGCCACCGGGTATGGGCACTGCCGACGGTCATTCTTCCCTGGCATCCCGGCCATGGCCGCTCGACGCGGGTGGTGATGCCGGACGCGGATTTCCAGTCCATCATGGACGATCTCGCCAACGCCCCATGGGCGGGCGAGGTGCGCGCCGTCCTGTCCGGCTATCTCGGCTCGCCGGCCCAGGCCGAGGGCGTTCTCCGGCTGGTGGCGGCGCTCCGGGAACGCAATCCCGACCTCGTCTACGCCTGCGACCCGGTGATCGGCGACGCCAACGGGCTCTATGTGCCGGCCGAGATCGCGGCCGCCATCCGCGATCGGCTGCTGCCGCTGGCGACGCTGGCGACGCCCAACCGGTTCGAGCTCGCCTGGCTCGCCGGTGCGGCGCTTGAAACCAACCAGGCGATCCTCGACGCTGCGCTCGGTCTCGGGCCATCCCGCGTGCTGGTGACGTCGGCGATCCCGATGATGAGCGGCGGCACCGGCAATCTCTATCTTTCCGGGCGGCACGCGCTGCTTGCCGAGCATCGGCTGATCGACGATCCGCCGAACGGCACCGGCGACCTGCTTTCGGCCGTCTTTCTGGCGCGGCTGCTTCAGGGGCTTTCCGAGGAACGTGCGCTGCAGATGGCGACCGCAAGCGTGTTCGAGATCATCGCGCGCAGCCGCAAACGCGGTGCGGACGAACTGACGCTCGAACAGGATGCATCGAGCCTGGCGACGCCGATGGCGATGGTGCAGATGCGCCGGCTGATGCATCCGAGCCAGATGCGGCCGAAATAA